In Methylothermaceae bacteria B42, the following are encoded in one genomic region:
- the aroE gene encoding shikimate dehydrogenase (AroE; catalyzes the conversion of shikimate to 3-dehydroshikimate) — MKKPDHYAVFGHPIAHSLSPLIHTWFAEQTGEGIRYTSQDVPPECFETAVGAFRAGGGLGLNCTVPLKELAFRLADALSPRAQMSHAVNTLVFRKDSILFGDNTDGVGLLRDLTENMGVSLSNKRILVIGAGGAARGILGPLLEQQPELVVIANRTEERAVALAEQFSSLGKIQACGFAKLKDQQFDLILNATAAGLHGQIPPLPNGLIAPGGVCYDLMYGEKAVPFLEWGRVQGAETAVDGLGMLVEQAAEAFWLWRGVRPSTAPVIARLRERK, encoded by the coding sequence ATGAAAAAGCCTGATCATTACGCGGTTTTCGGCCATCCCATTGCCCACAGCCTTTCCCCATTAATTCATACCTGGTTTGCGGAGCAAACCGGAGAAGGTATCCGCTACACCAGTCAGGACGTACCTCCCGAATGTTTCGAAACCGCTGTGGGCGCTTTCCGGGCTGGAGGCGGGTTGGGGTTGAACTGCACTGTCCCGCTCAAGGAGCTGGCTTTTCGCCTGGCCGATGCGTTGAGTCCCCGCGCGCAAATGAGTCATGCGGTCAATACCTTGGTCTTCCGCAAGGATTCTATCCTGTTTGGGGATAATACCGATGGCGTCGGTTTGCTGCGGGATCTAACGGAAAATATGGGTGTGTCTCTGTCCAATAAACGTATTTTAGTGATTGGGGCCGGAGGCGCCGCGCGGGGAATTTTGGGGCCTTTATTGGAACAACAGCCAGAACTTGTGGTCATTGCCAATCGCACGGAAGAGCGGGCCGTGGCTTTGGCGGAGCAATTCTCATCGTTAGGAAAGATTCAAGCTTGCGGTTTTGCGAAGCTTAAGGATCAGCAGTTTGATTTGATTTTGAACGCCACTGCCGCGGGATTGCATGGCCAGATACCGCCATTGCCCAACGGATTGATTGCCCCGGGTGGGGTTTGTTATGACCTTATGTATGGTGAAAAAGCGGTTCCATTCCTCGAATGGGGGCGGGTTCAAGGGGCGGAAACTGCCGTGGATGGTTTGGGTATGTTGGTGGAGCAAGCGGCGGAAGCCTTTTGGCTGTGGCGGGGTGTGCGCCCATCAACAGCCCCTGTCATTGCCCGTTTGCGCGAGCGGAAATGA